In Lacrimispora indolis DSM 755, a genomic segment contains:
- a CDS encoding DUF3343 domain-containing protein has protein sequence MRKKEQKIVITFRTTAEAIALESQCQKEGIPGRLIPVPREISSGCGLSWAMPVDWSGNIGQWMEERGLRWDKYGEYLI, from the coding sequence ATGAGAAAAAAAGAACAGAAAATTGTTATCACCTTCCGCACCACGGCAGAGGCCATTGCCCTGGAATCCCAATGCCAGAAAGAAGGGATACCGGGACGGCTCATTCCGGTTCCCAGAGAAATCTCCTCCGGCTGCGGACTTTCCTGGGCAATGCCGGTGGATTGGTCAGGGAATATTGGACAGTGGATGGAAGAGAGGGGACTCCGCTGGGATAAGTACGGAGAGTACCTGATTTAA
- a CDS encoding aminotransferase class V-fold PLP-dependent enzyme, with amino-acid sequence MIYLDNAATTFRKPEEVRQAVADAMVSLGNSGRGAHGASLDASRLIFDTRRLLAELFHGGDPSRVAFTANSTASLNLAIQGLFEPGDHVITTMMEHNSVLRPLYRMEEQGVELTILPADEKGRVGYEDYEKAVRRNTKAVVCTHASNLTGNLNDLEIIGNMCRRHGLLLIVDASQTAGVFKIDMENMGIDVLCFTGHKGLLGPQGTGGICVREGISIRPLLVGGSGIKSYLKTQPEEMPEALEAGTLNGHGIAGLHAALLYLEKTGIETIRERELMLMRRFYEGVKDIPGVRVYGDFSEKALLCRAPVVALNIGDYDSGEVADELACSYDIYTRAGAHCAPLMHQALGTVEQGAVRFSMSHYNKEEEIDEAIRAVRELSL; translated from the coding sequence ATGATCTATCTGGATAATGCGGCAACCACCTTCCGGAAGCCGGAGGAAGTGAGACAGGCTGTGGCTGACGCCATGGTTTCTCTTGGAAACTCCGGCAGGGGGGCCCATGGGGCCTCTCTGGATGCATCCCGCCTGATTTTTGACACCCGCAGGCTCTTGGCGGAGCTTTTCCATGGAGGAGATCCTTCCCGGGTGGCTTTTACAGCCAATTCTACGGCCAGCTTAAATCTGGCAATTCAGGGACTGTTTGAACCGGGAGATCATGTGATCACCACCATGATGGAGCACAATTCCGTGCTGCGCCCATTATACCGCATGGAGGAACAGGGTGTGGAGCTTACCATCCTGCCTGCAGATGAAAAGGGCAGGGTTGGTTATGAGGATTATGAGAAAGCCGTACGGAGAAATACAAAGGCAGTGGTCTGTACCCATGCCTCCAACTTAACGGGAAATTTAAACGACTTAGAAATCATCGGCAATATGTGCAGACGGCATGGGCTCCTTCTGATCGTGGATGCTTCCCAGACTGCCGGAGTATTTAAAATTGATATGGAGAACATGGGAATTGATGTTTTGTGCTTTACCGGGCATAAGGGGCTTTTAGGCCCCCAGGGAACGGGAGGGATCTGTGTCCGGGAGGGAATTTCCATACGTCCTCTCCTTGTGGGAGGCAGCGGAATCAAAAGCTATTTAAAGACTCAGCCGGAGGAAATGCCGGAAGCTCTGGAAGCGGGAACCTTAAACGGCCATGGGATCGCAGGACTTCATGCAGCTCTCCTGTATCTTGAGAAAACAGGAATCGAAACCATCCGGGAAAGGGAGCTTATGCTTATGAGACGGTTTTATGAAGGGGTAAAGGATATTCCTGGAGTCCGGGTATATGGGGACTTTTCGGAAAAAGCACTTCTTTGCCGCGCTCCGGTGGTTGCTCTTAATATAGGAGATTACGATTCCGGGGAAGTAGCTGACGAGCTGGCTTGTTCCTATGATATCTATACCAGGGCGGGAGCCCATTGTGCGCCGCTCATGCACCAGGCTCTTGGCACGGTGGAGCAGGGGGCAGTGCGTTTTTCCATGTCCCATTATAATAAGGAAGAAGAGATCGACGAAGCCATTCGTGCAGTGAGGGAGCTGAGCCTATGA
- the selD gene encoding selenide, water dikinase SelD: MIPDHEVRLTQMTKTAGCAAKIGPGTLAGVLENLPKFQDPNLMVGIETSDDGAIYKVNEETALIQTLDFFTPVVDDPYTFGQIAAANALSDIYAMGGEPKVALNIVAWPNCVNPALLGKILEGGASKVLEAGAVLAGGHSIQDDEPKYGLSVTGFVHPDKVFKNCEARPGDVLILTKPLGTGIVNTAAKADMASKEAREEVIRVMTSLNKKAKQVAEHYEVHSCTDITGFGLAGHAVEMADGSGVTIEIFVKDLPIQKEAPSLAQMGLIPEGAYRNRSFTEEKVDFGDAEEYICDIFCDPQTSGGLLISVSPEDGEKILKDLEKAQMDTAYGIIGRVVEKEEKSVKLR; this comes from the coding sequence ATGATACCAGATCATGAAGTGAGACTTACCCAAATGACAAAAACTGCCGGCTGCGCCGCCAAGATCGGCCCTGGAACTCTTGCAGGAGTTTTAGAGAACCTGCCGAAATTCCAGGATCCTAATCTGATGGTGGGGATCGAAACCTCTGATGATGGGGCCATCTATAAGGTAAATGAGGAAACCGCATTGATCCAGACGCTTGATTTCTTCACTCCTGTGGTGGATGATCCTTATACCTTTGGCCAGATAGCTGCCGCCAATGCGCTGAGCGATATTTATGCCATGGGAGGGGAACCCAAAGTGGCTCTTAATATTGTAGCATGGCCCAACTGTGTCAATCCGGCCCTTCTGGGAAAGATCCTGGAAGGAGGGGCCTCCAAGGTCCTTGAGGCGGGAGCGGTGCTGGCCGGAGGTCATTCCATTCAGGATGATGAACCAAAGTACGGGCTGAGTGTGACCGGGTTTGTTCATCCGGACAAGGTTTTTAAAAACTGCGAAGCCAGGCCGGGAGATGTTCTTATCCTGACAAAGCCTTTGGGTACCGGGATCGTCAATACGGCAGCCAAGGCAGATATGGCCTCAAAAGAGGCGAGGGAGGAAGTGATCCGTGTTATGACCTCCTTAAACAAGAAGGCAAAACAGGTGGCAGAACATTATGAGGTACACAGCTGCACCGATATCACCGGTTTTGGCCTGGCAGGCCATGCGGTGGAGATGGCTGACGGCAGCGGGGTCACTATAGAAATATTCGTTAAGGATCTACCGATCCAGAAGGAGGCTCCAAGCCTTGCGCAGATGGGACTGATCCCGGAAGGGGCTTACCGGAACCGTTCCTTTACGGAGGAAAAGGTGGATTTCGGTGACGCAGAAGAGTATATCTGTGATATTTTCTGTGATCCCCAGACTTCCGGAGGGCTTTTGATCAGTGTCTCTCCTGAAGACGGAGAAAAGATCTTAAAGGATCTGGAGAAGGCACAGATGGACACAGCCTACGGCATCATCGGGCGGGTCGTGGAAAAAGAAGAAAAATCAGTAAAGTTGAGGTAA
- a CDS encoding selenium metabolism-associated LysR family transcriptional regulator, with product MNLKQLEAFVCVAEEKSFSAAAKKLYLTQPTVSAHISSLERELDVRLFVRTTKDVELSREGEQLYDNARKMLQLEKNILRDFTQKDLKAANKITVGASTVPGQYILPQILSLFSRTYPGNQLELKEADSMEVVRMVQEGQVEVGFTGTLGSDPTCVFEPFYFDRLVIITPNNDKYRQYEKTGFPMEQFYEERWIVREEGSGTRKEAERHLRDMGVDLNRLEVVATISNQETIKKSVEAAMGISIISGAAVDDFVEQGSLLRFSLGVEEVYRKLYMVWSKNHKPGKAARLFIRFVRELYAYL from the coding sequence ATGAATTTGAAACAACTGGAGGCATTTGTATGCGTAGCGGAAGAAAAAAGCTTTTCGGCTGCAGCCAAGAAGCTTTATTTAACTCAGCCCACGGTAAGTGCCCATATCAGTTCTCTGGAAAGGGAACTGGACGTCCGTCTGTTTGTCCGCACCACAAAGGATGTGGAGTTGTCCCGTGAAGGGGAACAGCTTTATGACAATGCAAGGAAAATGCTGCAGTTGGAAAAAAATATCCTGCGTGATTTCACACAGAAGGATTTAAAAGCGGCAAATAAAATCACAGTGGGCGCCTCTACGGTGCCGGGACAGTATATCCTGCCTCAGATCCTTTCCCTGTTTTCCAGGACCTATCCCGGAAACCAGCTGGAGTTAAAGGAGGCGGACAGCATGGAGGTGGTTCGGATGGTTCAGGAGGGCCAGGTGGAAGTGGGGTTTACAGGAACCCTGGGCTCTGATCCTACCTGTGTCTTTGAACCCTTTTATTTTGACCGTCTGGTGATCATCACTCCCAATAATGACAAATACCGCCAATATGAGAAAACCGGGTTCCCCATGGAGCAGTTTTATGAAGAACGGTGGATCGTCCGGGAAGAAGGTTCGGGCACGAGAAAGGAAGCGGAGCGGCATCTAAGGGATATGGGGGTGGATTTAAACCGTCTGGAGGTTGTAGCCACTATCAGTAACCAGGAAACCATTAAAAAATCCGTGGAAGCGGCCATGGGCATTTCCATCATATCCGGTGCTGCTGTGGATGATTTTGTAGAGCAGGGCTCCCTGCTCCGCTTTTCCCTTGGAGTCGAGGAGGTTTACCGGAAATTGTATATGGTTTGGAGCAAAAATCATAAGCCTGGTAAGGCTGCCAGATTGTTTATACGTTTTGTCCGGGAGCTGTATGCATATTTATAG
- the addA gene encoding helicase-exonuclease AddAB subunit AddA: MAISWTEEQKAVIESRNRNLLVSAAAGSGKTAVLVERIIRMITEGEAPLKIDQLLVMTFTKAAADEMRERVLKAVDEKLMENPDSDHLQMQAAMIPYAQITTIDSFCLGLIKDHYNKLDIDPAFRVGDEGELILLRADVMKEMLEEHYEKADPLFEKFVETYATGKSDKGIEDYIMQVYTFSQSNPWPAQWLDRCRKELETCDMGQIMDTGWMKFLMKDVKMQLSELKFQVEKAMEVCEEENGPEAYLPMLANDLHMLERLNMAEDYEAFNEQLKKASFDRLASIRSKDIDAEKKAFVTGIRDRVKKAVGKLLDLYCFESPEEVLSDIRGTRDAVTALLSLAGEYAERYRDKKREKNLVDFNDLEHYALEILLTKEDGKDLPTEVADELSRQFEEILVDEYQDSNDVQEALISSISRERFGTPNVFMVGDVKQSIYQFRLARPQLFLEKYDSYSKEEGKYQKIELHQNFRSRDEVLKGINEVFYQIMTRNLGDIQYTKDAALHPGAEFLKADGRIGEKSELLLIHGSANLLKQLDDDGADYTSREMEAKTIAWKIKKLTDPVNGLLIWDKNQGEKGGYRIAEYGDMVILLRSLSGWAEDFVSVLMNEGIPAYAERKTGYFTASEVETVLSMLNIIDNPMQDIPLAAVLKSPMGRVTDEEMAHLMAVWKKTAKKGQDRGLYGAWQHYRKEYGDGHDPDYPELFEKLEVFSRLLTEYREKSAYLSIHELLYDLYEGTGYYDYISAMPAGEVRRANLSMLVEKASAYEKTSYTGLFHFIRYIENLKKYDTDFGEASLAGEENTVRVMSIHKSKGLEFPVVFLAGMGKKFNKQDAYGKILIDPDLGIGTDHLDLERRVKAPTLKKHALRRKMELGAMGEELRVLYVAMTRAKEKLVMTGLDRYLDKKLERFAEILRVKGQIPFTILCSADSYLDWMLMSLSGKYSLSQIQEPEGADTGNLIVKELTVPDLVGGEMERQAEKKLTKAALLSLDTGRIYDREFEADLRAAFEYYYPFEADIRLHTKLTVSELKKQGQFVDEEESEFIPTIPAFLKEEVPSRDPLTPDTSDNAGGAEAGRALPGKTDGKEERPGGGAFRGTAYHRALELLDFGKVRTREELRNALDGFKKDQRMDEESLSLLSEDVLMSFLTSPLGKRLAAAQWEGRLKKERQFVVGIPAREMEAGDSDERILIQGIMDAYMEEEEGLVLVDYKTDHIRPGEEKVLIERYQTQMDYYQRALEQMTGKRVREKIIYSMALEKEITLG, from the coding sequence ATGGCGATTAGCTGGACTGAGGAACAAAAGGCTGTCATTGAAAGCAGAAACAGAAATCTCCTGGTATCGGCGGCAGCAGGAAGCGGCAAGACCGCCGTATTGGTGGAAAGGATCATCCGCATGATCACGGAAGGCGAAGCGCCTTTAAAGATCGACCAGCTTCTGGTCATGACCTTTACCAAGGCGGCTGCCGACGAAATGCGGGAACGTGTGCTGAAGGCTGTGGATGAAAAGCTTATGGAGAACCCGGACAGCGACCATTTGCAGATGCAGGCGGCCATGATCCCCTATGCTCAGATCACCACCATTGACAGCTTCTGCCTGGGACTTATTAAGGACCATTACAATAAGCTGGACATTGATCCGGCCTTCCGGGTGGGAGATGAGGGAGAGCTCATCCTGTTACGGGCCGATGTGATGAAGGAAATGCTGGAAGAGCATTATGAAAAGGCTGATCCCTTATTTGAAAAGTTTGTGGAAACCTATGCAACGGGAAAATCTGATAAGGGGATCGAGGATTACATCATGCAGGTGTATACCTTTTCCCAGAGCAATCCCTGGCCGGCCCAGTGGCTTGACCGGTGCAGGAAGGAGCTGGAAACCTGTGACATGGGGCAGATCATGGATACAGGCTGGATGAAATTTCTGATGAAGGATGTGAAAATGCAGCTTTCGGAATTAAAATTCCAGGTGGAAAAGGCCATGGAGGTGTGCGAAGAGGAAAATGGGCCGGAAGCTTATCTGCCCATGCTGGCAAATGACTTGCATATGCTGGAACGCCTCAATATGGCAGAGGATTACGAGGCTTTCAATGAGCAGCTGAAAAAGGCCTCCTTTGACCGTCTGGCCTCCATAAGAAGCAAAGACATTGATGCGGAAAAAAAGGCATTTGTGACGGGGATCCGGGACCGGGTGAAAAAGGCGGTTGGAAAGCTTCTTGACTTATACTGCTTTGAATCGCCGGAAGAAGTCCTTTCCGATATCAGAGGGACCAGAGACGCGGTGACTGCCCTTCTTTCCCTGGCAGGAGAATACGCCGAAAGATACCGGGATAAGAAGCGGGAGAAAAACCTGGTGGATTTTAATGACTTGGAACACTATGCTTTGGAAATACTGTTGACAAAGGAAGATGGGAAAGATCTTCCAACCGAGGTGGCCGATGAGCTTAGCAGGCAGTTTGAGGAGATTCTGGTGGATGAGTACCAGGACAGCAACGATGTGCAGGAAGCTTTAATCAGCAGCATTTCAAGGGAACGGTTCGGGACCCCCAATGTGTTCATGGTAGGGGATGTGAAGCAGAGCATCTACCAGTTCCGTCTGGCAAGGCCCCAGCTGTTTTTAGAAAAGTATGATTCCTATTCCAAAGAGGAAGGAAAGTACCAGAAAATTGAGCTGCATCAGAATTTCAGAAGCAGAGATGAGGTCCTTAAAGGCATTAATGAGGTGTTTTACCAGATCATGACAAGAAATCTGGGAGACATACAGTATACAAAGGATGCAGCCCTTCATCCGGGAGCAGAGTTTCTTAAGGCAGACGGGCGTATTGGAGAGAAATCGGAACTTCTTTTGATCCATGGGTCAGCAAATCTGTTAAAGCAGCTTGACGATGACGGGGCTGATTATACCAGCCGTGAGATGGAGGCAAAGACCATTGCCTGGAAGATCAAAAAGCTTACGGACCCTGTAAACGGGCTTTTGATCTGGGATAAAAACCAGGGTGAAAAGGGCGGCTACCGCATTGCGGAATACGGGGACATGGTGATCCTGCTCCGGTCTTTAAGCGGCTGGGCAGAGGATTTTGTCAGCGTTTTGATGAATGAGGGAATTCCTGCTTATGCGGAACGGAAAACAGGATATTTTACCGCCTCTGAGGTGGAAACCGTTCTTTCCATGCTGAACATCATTGACAATCCCATGCAGGACATCCCTTTGGCGGCAGTATTAAAGTCTCCCATGGGCAGGGTGACTGATGAGGAAATGGCCCATTTGATGGCTGTCTGGAAAAAGACGGCTAAAAAAGGCCAGGACAGGGGATTATATGGAGCATGGCAGCATTACAGAAAGGAATATGGAGATGGCCATGATCCGGATTATCCGGAGCTTTTTGAAAAGCTGGAAGTCTTTTCCAGGCTGCTTACTGAGTACAGGGAAAAATCAGCCTATCTCTCCATTCATGAACTGCTTTATGATCTGTATGAAGGAACCGGGTATTATGATTACATTTCAGCCATGCCGGCAGGAGAGGTCCGGAGGGCCAATCTTTCCATGCTGGTGGAAAAGGCGTCGGCTTATGAAAAGACCAGCTACACCGGGCTGTTTCATTTCATCCGCTACATTGAAAACCTGAAAAAATACGATACGGATTTCGGAGAGGCTTCCCTGGCAGGGGAGGAGAATACGGTCCGGGTCATGAGCATTCACAAGAGCAAAGGACTGGAGTTCCCTGTGGTGTTTCTGGCTGGTATGGGAAAAAAATTCAATAAGCAGGATGCTTATGGGAAAATCCTCATTGATCCGGATCTTGGAATCGGCACCGACCACCTGGACTTAGAACGCCGAGTCAAAGCGCCTACCTTAAAGAAGCATGCCCTGCGGAGAAAAATGGAGCTTGGCGCCATGGGGGAAGAGCTCCGGGTGCTTTACGTAGCCATGACAAGGGCAAAGGAAAAGCTGGTGATGACCGGACTTGACCGGTATCTGGACAAAAAGCTGGAACGTTTTGCCGAGATATTAAGGGTAAAGGGGCAGATCCCCTTTACCATCCTCTGCTCCGCAGATTCTTATCTGGACTGGATGCTCATGAGTCTGTCGGGAAAATATTCCCTTTCCCAGATCCAGGAGCCGGAAGGAGCGGACACAGGAAACCTGATCGTAAAGGAATTGACTGTGCCTGATCTGGTGGGAGGGGAGATGGAAAGGCAGGCTGAAAAGAAGCTGACAAAGGCTGCGCTCCTTTCCCTTGATACGGGAAGGATTTATGACCGGGAGTTTGAAGCCGATTTAAGGGCTGCTTTTGAATATTATTATCCCTTTGAGGCCGATATCAGACTCCATACAAAGCTGACTGTGTCTGAACTGAAAAAACAGGGACAGTTTGTGGATGAAGAGGAAAGCGAATTTATTCCTACGATTCCTGCCTTCTTAAAGGAGGAAGTCCCTTCCAGGGATCCCTTGACGCCCGATACCTCCGATAATGCGGGGGGCGCTGAAGCGGGGCGGGCCCTGCCTGGAAAAACGGACGGAAAAGAGGAACGCCCTGGAGGGGGAGCTTTCCGGGGAACTGCCTATCACAGGGCCTTGGAGCTTCTGGATTTTGGAAAGGTGAGAACCAGAGAAGAGCTTCGGAATGCTCTGGACGGATTTAAGAAGGATCAGAGGATGGATGAGGAAAGCCTTTCCCTTTTATCGGAAGATGTTCTTATGTCCTTTTTGACCTCTCCCCTTGGAAAGCGGCTTGCGGCTGCCCAGTGGGAAGGTCGGTTAAAAAAGGAACGGCAGTTTGTTGTAGGCATTCCTGCCAGGGAAATGGAGGCAGGGGATTCTGACGAACGGATCCTCATCCAGGGTATCATGGATGCATATATGGAGGAGGAAGAAGGTCTGGTTCTGGTGGATTATAAGACGGATCACATCAGGCCGGGAGAAGAAAAGGTGTTAATTGAACGGTATCAGACCCAGATGGATTACTATCAGCGGGCGCTGGAACAGATGACGGGAAAACGGGTCAGGGAAAAAATTATATATTCCATGGCTTTAGAAAAGGAAATAACCCTGGGCTGA
- the addB gene encoding helicase-exonuclease AddAB subunit AddB — MSLQLILGGSGSGKTYHLYTELIRQSLEQPDTRYIAIVPEQFTMQTQKEIVSLHPNHGVMNIDIVSFKRLAYRVFEELAISNPQVLDDMGKSMVLRKVAANKKKDLVLYREHLSKSGFISQLKSMLSELYQYGVSPEMLNERISDTVSPMLRQKLSDISVIYQGFKDYIRDKYITTEEILDVLCRVLPRSELIKNSVITLDGYTGFTPVQYRILELFLRYSKRVIVTVTIDPSENLSRRSGVQELFYMSRQMIWKLNELAKETGAGKEKDLLLKNHPAVRYLGEAKEENKEGGGKVNALDFLEQNLYRYKGKACHEASSSIRLIKALNPMEEISFVIRSMEEEIRNQGLRYRDMAVITGDIGGYSNEIIHQFQLNKIPFFLDDKKSILKNPMVELIRAAIEIIQKNFSYESVFRYLRTGLIVGKEEEKTDRLENYVIAMGIRGFKRWDSQWEGWYRGGKELNLEELNGFREEIMAPLRRLKEAFGEADSTVASMTRAMTVLLLETGIEEKMLAYEERFREMGEFTLAMEYSQVYGLVMDLFDRLAGLLGEEHVSKREYGEILDAGFSEIQVGLIPATIDRVVVGDITRTRLDHIKVLFFVGVNDGIVPVKKEKSSLFTDREREFLGDHQMELAPTAREEGFRQRFYLYLALTKPEKRLVLSYAAMGGSGKSLRPSTLIGELKRLFPGLLEAPPLKMAAPLSMREAKNQLADGLRDYGKNGEDRRLLELLKAFLLSDDQREEGKRLTEAAFHAYEQKGIGKIAARALYGSVISGSVTRMEQYASCAYAHFLSYGLELMERQEYELAAMDIGNLFHDSIDLWFQRMKEEGRDFKTLTEEERKSLVHECVIKVTEEYGNTILKSSARNAYLAGKVERITDRTVWALSEQLKKGDFVPVGFEVSFSAADQLKAMRIPLSKEEAIHLRGRIDRMDLCEDEEAVYVKIIDYKSGSTAFDLTALYYGLQLQLVVYMDAALEMEERRKPDKSVVPAGIFYYNINDPVIEREGKMTDEEIGGRILKQLRMNGLVNSDLSAVSHLDHEIETESDVIPVSMKNGIIQEAKSSVAGEKRFSSLRQFVREKLKTEGREILDGVIHVNPYKQGNRSACDYCPYHAVCGFDLKTAGYGFRKFKALKSEEIWPAIEGVEEEGE, encoded by the coding sequence ATGTCCCTTCAACTGATATTAGGCGGATCCGGTTCCGGAAAAACCTATCACCTTTATACGGAATTAATACGACAGTCCTTAGAACAGCCGGATACCCGGTATATTGCCATTGTGCCGGAACAGTTTACCATGCAGACCCAGAAGGAGATCGTTTCTCTCCATCCAAATCACGGGGTCATGAATATTGATATCGTAAGCTTTAAGCGTCTTGCTTACCGGGTTTTTGAGGAGCTGGCCATTTCAAATCCTCAGGTTCTTGATGATATGGGAAAATCCATGGTGCTGCGAAAGGTGGCTGCCAATAAAAAAAAGGACTTAGTCCTTTATAGAGAACATTTGTCAAAATCAGGCTTTATTTCCCAGCTAAAGTCCATGCTGTCAGAGCTGTACCAGTACGGTGTATCGCCGGAAATGTTAAATGAACGGATATCGGATACTGTAAGCCCCATGCTCCGTCAAAAGCTTTCCGATATTTCCGTCATTTATCAGGGCTTTAAGGATTACATCAGGGATAAATACATTACCACGGAAGAAATTTTAGATGTGCTGTGCAGGGTCCTGCCACGGTCAGAGCTGATTAAGAACAGTGTGATCACCCTTGACGGGTATACGGGCTTTACTCCTGTCCAGTACCGGATTTTAGAGCTGTTTCTCCGCTACAGCAAACGTGTCATAGTTACCGTGACTATAGACCCTTCGGAAAACTTAAGCAGAAGATCCGGAGTACAGGAGTTGTTTTACATGAGCCGGCAGATGATATGGAAATTAAATGAGCTGGCAAAAGAGACAGGAGCGGGAAAGGAGAAGGACCTTCTTCTTAAGAACCATCCGGCTGTCCGCTATCTGGGCGAGGCCAAAGAGGAGAACAAGGAAGGAGGCGGCAAAGTAAATGCCCTGGATTTTCTGGAGCAGAACTTATACCGCTACAAAGGAAAGGCCTGTCATGAGGCTTCCTCCTCCATACGTCTTATTAAAGCTTTAAATCCTATGGAGGAGATCTCGTTTGTGATCCGCTCCATGGAGGAAGAGATCAGGAATCAGGGACTTCGTTACCGGGATATGGCGGTTATTACCGGGGATATTGGAGGCTATTCCAATGAAATCATTCACCAGTTCCAGTTAAATAAAATTCCTTTTTTCCTGGATGATAAAAAGAGCATTTTGAAAAATCCTATGGTGGAGCTGATCCGCGCAGCCATAGAGATCATTCAAAAGAATTTTTCCTATGAATCCGTTTTCCGGTATTTGAGAACCGGCCTTATTGTGGGGAAAGAGGAGGAGAAAACTGACCGGCTGGAAAATTATGTAATTGCCATGGGGATCCGGGGATTTAAACGGTGGGATTCCCAGTGGGAAGGCTGGTACCGGGGAGGAAAGGAACTGAATCTGGAAGAATTAAACGGATTCAGGGAAGAGATCATGGCTCCCTTAAGGCGCTTAAAAGAGGCCTTTGGGGAAGCTGATTCCACGGTTGCCTCCATGACCCGGGCAATGACGGTTCTTCTTTTGGAGACAGGGATCGAGGAAAAGATGCTGGCTTATGAGGAAAGATTCCGGGAGATGGGTGAATTCACCCTTGCCATGGAATACAGCCAGGTTTACGGGCTGGTCATGGATTTATTTGACCGGCTGGCAGGGCTATTAGGAGAAGAACATGTAAGCAAAAGGGAGTATGGGGAGATCCTGGATGCGGGATTTTCGGAAATCCAGGTAGGACTTATTCCTGCTACCATTGACCGGGTGGTGGTAGGGGACATCACCAGAACCAGGCTGGATCACATTAAGGTGTTGTTTTTCGTGGGGGTCAATGACGGAATTGTTCCGGTGAAAAAGGAAAAGAGCAGCTTATTCACGGACCGGGAGCGGGAGTTCCTGGGAGATCACCAGATGGAGCTGGCTCCCACTGCCAGAGAGGAAGGCTTCCGGCAGAGATTTTACCTTTACCTTGCCTTGACAAAGCCGGAAAAAAGGCTGGTTTTATCCTATGCGGCCATGGGCGGCAGCGGAAAAAGCCTGCGCCCCTCCACCTTGATCGGTGAGCTGAAACGCCTGTTTCCCGGACTCTTGGAAGCCCCGCCTTTAAAAATGGCGGCGCCCCTGTCCATGAGGGAGGCAAAGAACCAGCTGGCAGACGGGCTGCGGGATTACGGAAAGAACGGAGAAGACAGGAGATTACTGGAGCTTTTGAAGGCGTTTCTTTTATCCGATGATCAAAGGGAAGAAGGAAAGAGGCTGACAGAGGCCGCTTTCCATGCCTATGAGCAGAAAGGCATCGGAAAAATAGCTGCCAGGGCCCTCTATGGCTCCGTCATAAGCGGAAGCGTCACAAGGATGGAGCAGTATGCCTCCTGCGCCTACGCCCATTTCTTAAGCTACGGGCTGGAACTGATGGAGCGGCAGGAGTATGAACTGGCTGCCATGGATATCGGAAATCTGTTTCACGATTCCATTGATTTGTGGTTTCAGCGGATGAAGGAGGAAGGAAGAGATTTTAAGACCCTTACAGAGGAAGAACGGAAAAGTCTGGTCCATGAATGCGTGATCAAGGTGACGGAAGAATACGGCAATACCATTTTAAAAAGCTCCGCCAGAAACGCATATCTGGCAGGCAAGGTGGAACGGATCACAGACCGTACGGTGTGGGCCCTTTCGGAACAGCTTAAAAAGGGTGATTTTGTCCCTGTGGGATTTGAAGTATCCTTTTCTGCCGCCGACCAGCTAAAAGCTATGAGAATCCCCCTGTCAAAGGAAGAAGCCATCCATTTAAGGGGCAGGATCGACCGAATGGACTTATGCGAGGATGAAGAGGCAGTCTATGTAAAGATTATTGATTATAAGTCCGGAAGCACGGCGTTTGACTTAACGGCCCTGTATTACGGCCTTCAGCTTCAGCTGGTGGTCTACATGGATGCGGCCCTGGAGATGGAGGAGAGGAGAAAGCCGGACAAGTCTGTGGTTCCTGCCGGAATCTTCTATTACAATATCAACGACCCTGTCATTGAAAGAGAAGGGAAAATGACCGATGAGGAGATAGGCGGCAGGATATTGAAGCAGCTTCGCATGAATGGTCTGGTTAACAGCGATTTAAGCGCGGTCTCTCATCTGGATCACGAGATTGAAACAGAATCCGATGTGATCCCCGTTTCCATGAAAAACGGGATCATACAGGAGGCTAAGTCATCGGTTGCAGGGGAAAAGCGCTTTTCCTCATTAAGACAGTTCGTGCGGGAGAAGTTAAAGACGGAGGGAAGAGAGATTCTTGACGGAGTGATCCACGTAAACCCCTATAAGCAGGGAAACCGCAGCGCCTGCGATTACTGTCCCTACCATGCGGTCTGCGGATTCGATTTAAAGACGGCCGGTTATGGCTTCCGGAAGTTTAAAGCCTTAAAATCCGAGGAAATATGGCCTGCCATTGAAGGGGTAGAGGAAGAAGGTGAATAA